One genomic window of Coffea eugenioides isolate CCC68of chromosome 1, Ceug_1.0, whole genome shotgun sequence includes the following:
- the LOC113770889 gene encoding thaumatin-like protein 1, with translation MDSVMQLVFLSFAALFICGVQSAQFTFTNNCPYTIWPATVSGGGVAQLPTTGFELPSKSSVSIEVPAQWSGRIWARSFCSNDNSGKFFCKTADCGSGEVSCNGAGAIPPASLAEFTLAANNGMDFYDVSLVDGFNLPLSITPQSGSGSNCRSTSCPVDLNAICPQELAIRDDSGGAIIGCKSACLAFNQPQFCCTGEFGSPQTCPPTIFSSYFENQCPQAYSYAYDDLTSTFTCTGGPDYLITFCS, from the exons ATGGATTCTGTCATGCAACTTGTCTTCCTAAGCTTTGCTGCCCTCTTCATCTGTG GTGTTCAGTCAGCTCAATTTACCTTCACAAACAACTGCCCCTACACAATATGGCCAGCAACCGTATCTGGTGGAGGGGTAGCACAACTGCCCACAACTGGATTCGAATTACCCTCCAAGTCATCAGTCTCCATAGAAGTACCAGCACAATGGTCAGGGCGTATTTGGGCAAGATCGTTTTGCTCTAACGACAACTCGGggaaatttttctgcaaaacaGCAGACTGTGGATCAGGTGAAGTTTCATGCAATGGTGCAGGTGCAATTCCACCGGCAAGTCTGGCAGAATTCACATTGGCAGCAAACAATGGGATGGATTTTTATGATGTTAGTCTTGTTGATGGCTTCAATTTGCCGCTTTCGATCACCCCACAATCTGGCTCTGGAAGCAACTGTAGAAGCACTTCTTGTCCTGTTGATTTGAACGCAATCTGCCCTCAAGAATTGGCAATAAGAGATGATTCTGGGGGAGCTATTATTGGCTGCAAAAGTGCATGTTTGGCTTTTAATCAACCACAGTTTTGCTGCACAGGAGAGTTTGGATCCCCACAAACTTGTCCACCCACAATTTTTTCATCATACTTCGAGAACCAGTGTCCACAGGCTTATAGTTATGCATATGATGATCTAACCAGCACTTTTACTTGCACCGGTGGACCAGACTACCTTATTACCTTTTGTTCTTGA
- the LOC113782930 gene encoding major allergen Pru ar 1-like, producing MAPLTCDFEVPCSIPPARLFKAFFLDDHLITKMLPQAIKSVEIVEGDGGVGSIKLITFGEGSHYKGLKQRVDGIDKDNFTFSHTILESDAFSDKIEKVANVIKIEASADGGSICKTTRTCHLKRNTNEHIEGANQEIRAAKETSSAMFKAVEAYLIANPDVYN from the exons ATGGCCCCTCTCACTTGTGATTTTGAGGTCCCCTGCTCAATCCCTCCTGCAAGGTTGTTCAAGGCCTTCTTCCTTGATGACCACCTCATTACCAAGATGCTGCCACAGGCCATTAAAAGCGTCGAAATCGTTGAAGGAGATGGAGGAGTTGGATCCATCAAGTTGATCACTTTTGGTGAAG GTAGTCATTATAAGGGTTTAAAACAGAGAGTCGATGGAATTGACAAAGACAACTTCACCTTCAGCCATACTATTCTTGAAAGTGATGCCTTCAGTGATAAGATTGAAAAAGTAGCTAACGTGATTAAAATCGAAGCTTCAGCTGATGGAGGGTCAATCTGTAAGACCACCAGGACATGCCACCTCAAGCGCAATACCAACGAACATATTGAGGGAGCAAATCAGGAAATTAGGGCAGCAAAAGAAACGTCCTCAGCCATGTTCAAGGCTGTGGAAGCCTACCTCATCGCAAATCCTGATGTATATAACTGA
- the LOC113770881 gene encoding uncharacterized protein LOC113770881 → MVEHILFHCAQAQKVWKLAPVQWDSIQTQTGCFKQWWTALIQARSRKEGKQHIALTANILWQLWKDRNELEFEGKEKDGIKVVQKASNEWMEFEEAGTGKEARSTSKTDAADARQREEGMEVRDLMELHIATQKATEGHKMGIGVVAKLNGTRIIADWVLVDRTSLLKIQDEAAAMRLALIKVRQLGWNRIKVINANQHLIAMLKSGKGDNLNTVTLVEDILALANLFQMCFLK, encoded by the coding sequence ATGGTGGAACACATTCTGTTTCATTGTGCACAGGCTCAGAAGGTATGGAAGCTTGCTCCAGTTCAATGGGACAGCATCCAGACTCAAACAGGTTGTTTTAAGCAGTGGTGGACAGCTTTAATTCAAGCTAGGAGTAGGAAGGAAGGCAAACAGCATATAGCTTTGACTGCTAACATACTTTGGCAGCTATGGAAGGATAGGAATGAGCTGGAATTTGAAGGGAAAGAGAAGGATGGAATTAAAGTAGTGCAAAAGGCAAGTAATGAGTGGATGGAGTTTGAGGAAGCTGGTACAGGAAAGGAAGCTAGGAGTACATCAAAAACAGATGCAGCAGATGCAAGGCAAAGGGAGGAAGGAATGGAGGTAAGGGACTTGATGGAACTTCACATTGCAACACAGAAAGCAACCGAGGGACACAAGATGGGAATTGGTGTTGTGGCCAAGCTGAATGGAACAAGAATCATAGCTGACTGGGTGCTAGTGGACAGAACATCGCTACTGAAAATCCAAGATGAAGCTGCAGCAATGCGACTAGCACTCATCAAAGTAAGGCAGCTTGGTTGGAACAGGATTAAAGTCATAAATGCCAATCAACATCTTATTGCCATGCTGAAAAGTGGGAAAGGAGACAATCTGAATACAGTCACGTTAGTGGAAGATATACTTGCTCTAGCTAATCTGTTTCAAATGTGCTTTTTGAAGTAG